Genomic DNA from Nonomuraea rubra:
TTCATGACGACCTTCGGTTATTTCCTGTCGTGCGAGGAACACGGCCCCGGAGAGCTGGTGCGTCAGGCCAAGGCCGCCGAACGCGCCGGCTTCGAGGCCCTGTGGATCTCCGACCACTTCCACCCCTGGCTGGACGCGCAGGGGGAGGCGCCGTTCGTCTGGTCGGTGATCGGCGCGCTGGCCGAGGCCACGTCCCTGCCCATCACCACCGCCGTGACCTGCCCCCTGATCCGTACGCATCCGGTGGTGATCGCCCACGCCGCCGCCACCACGGCCGCGCTCACCGGCGGCCGGTTCCGGCTCGGCGTGGGCACCGGAGAGGCGCTCAACGAGCACGTGATCGAATCCCGCTGGCCGCCGCTGAGCGAGCGGCTGGAGATGCTGGAGGAGGCGATCGGGCTGATGCGCGAGCTGTTCACGGGGAAGCTGGTCACCCACCGGGGCCGCCACTACCGCGTGGACACCGCCAGGCTCTACACGCTGCCCGACGAGCCGGCGCCCATCCTGGTGTCGGGGCTGGGCGAGAAGTCCACGTCGCTGGCCGGGCGGCTGGGCGACGGGTACGTCTCGGTCGCGCCGGACGCCCATGCCGTACGCGCCTTCCGCGACGCGGGCGGCGCCGGCAAGCCCGCGCTCGGCGGGCTCAAGGCCTGCTACGCCCCCGACGAGGCCGAGGCCCGCAGGACCGTGCACCGCCTGTGGCCCACGCAGGGCGTCAAGGGCGAGGCGTCGCAGCTCCTGCCGCTGCCCCGGCACTTCGAGCAGCTCGCGGGAATGGTGACGGAGGACGAGGCCGTCGCCGGCAGCCCGGTCGGCCCCGACCCCGAGGTGCACGCCCAGGCCATCAGGGAGTACGTGGACGCCGGGTTCGACGAGGTCTACGTCAACCAGATCGGGACCGGGCAGGACGCGTTCTTCGACTTCTACCGGCGCGAGGTCCTGCCGCTGGTCCGCTGACCGCCGGGCCGCAGCATGCCCGCCAGCAGCTCCCTCAGCGCGACCTCCAGCTCCTCCGGCGTGGGCACGCTGCCCGCCCCGGCGATGGCGTCGAACAGCAGCCCGTCCGCGAACGCCACCAGGGTGCGCGCGTGCCGTACCGGGTCGGTGGAGCCCAGGGCCGCCAGCATGGCGACGGCCGGGTCGCGGAAGCGCCGCCCGGCCTCGTCGTAGATCCTGCGCAGCTCCGGCCGCCTGGTCGCCTCCAGGGCCAGCTCGTAGCGGGCCAGCGTGCGGCGCCGGTCCGTGAGCTGGACGTGCAGCGCCTGCGCCATGCGCGCGGGCAGGTCCGGCTCGTCGGGGCCGCTGCCGTACGCCCCGGCCAGGGCCAGGGTCTCCAGCTCGGTGAGCCGGGACAGCGTCAGCTCCAGCAGCGCCGCGCGGGTGCGGGCGAGGTTGGACGTGGAGCCGGGCGGCAGGTCCGCCGCCTCGTCCACGGCCCGGTGGGTGAGCCCGCGCATGCCCCGCTCGGCGAGCAGGGTGATGGCCGTGTCGGCGACGAGGTCGGAGCGCTTCACGGAACCCGATACTACAGCGGTAGTGATACCGAACTACAGGCGTAGTATGGTGACACTACAGACGTAGTGAAGGAGAGGCCGAGATGGCAAGGGCTGTGGTGATCGGCGGAGGCGTCGGCGGGCTGGCCGCCGGGGCGGCGCTGCGGCGCAAGGGGTGGGAGGTGACCGTGCTGGAGCGCGCTCCCGTGATCGAGCCGGTCGGGTCGGGGCTGGCGATCGCGGCCAACGCGCTCAAGGCGCTCGACGTCATCGGTGTCGGGGACCGGGTCAGGGAGCTGGCCACCGTGGAGGGCCGGTTCGGCCTGCGCCGGTCGGACGGGAGGTGGCTGACGCACACCACCGAGGCCGTCGCGGACGCCAAGTACGGCGACTCGGTGGTGCTCATGTCGCGGGCCACGCTGATGGAGGTGCTCATGGACGCGTTCGGCCGCGAGCACCTGCACCTGGGCACGACCGTCACCGAGGTGGACCCGGACAAGGGCCTCGTACGGACCGACGCGGGCGATCTGGACGCCGACCTCGTCGTGGGCGCCGACGGGATCAACTCGGCCGTCCGGCGCACGCTCTTCCCCGCGCACCCGGGGCCGGTGTA
This window encodes:
- a CDS encoding TIGR03557 family F420-dependent LLM class oxidoreductase, yielding MTTFGYFLSCEEHGPGELVRQAKAAERAGFEALWISDHFHPWLDAQGEAPFVWSVIGALAEATSLPITTAVTCPLIRTHPVVIAHAAATTAALTGGRFRLGVGTGEALNEHVIESRWPPLSERLEMLEEAIGLMRELFTGKLVTHRGRHYRVDTARLYTLPDEPAPILVSGLGEKSTSLAGRLGDGYVSVAPDAHAVRAFRDAGGAGKPALGGLKACYAPDEAEARRTVHRLWPTQGVKGEASQLLPLPRHFEQLAGMVTEDEAVAGSPVGPDPEVHAQAIREYVDAGFDEVYVNQIGTGQDAFFDFYRREVLPLVR
- a CDS encoding TetR/AcrR family transcriptional regulator, with the translated sequence MKRSDLVADTAITLLAERGMRGLTHRAVDEAADLPPGSTSNLARTRAALLELTLSRLTELETLALAGAYGSGPDEPDLPARMAQALHVQLTDRRRTLARYELALEATRRPELRRIYDEAGRRFRDPAVAMLAALGSTDPVRHARTLVAFADGLLFDAIAGAGSVPTPEELEVALRELLAGMLRPGGQRTSGRTSRR